The Takifugu rubripes chromosome 7, fTakRub1.2, whole genome shotgun sequence genome has a segment encoding these proteins:
- the tspan13a gene encoding tetraspanin-13a encodes MSVKVALFRKRRRLFRLLQIGSIILIPAALLSISSRYLRLRIVPGDTMVCGGHVCSKNSLCALNILYCMVSLLMIGAVAWGKWLGMVSSIRVVAAVMGVGIFLLLVALVGLCGALKHHQVLLFFYMIILFLVFVLQFSVSCACLALNKEQQNHLLEVGWNKSEATQRDVEKTLNCCGFSSFDSNSTCAASCFRSSPSPSPSCQTCSSIMQEHAGKVLRFVGGVGLFFSFTEIFGVWLAHKYRNTKDPRSNPGAFL; translated from the exons ATGTCAGTAAAG gtggcgctgttcAGGAAACGCCGACGTCTTTTCCGGTTGTTGCAGATCGGATCGATTATTCTGATCCCTGCTGCGCTGCTCTCGATCAGCTCCCGATATTTAAGGTTGAGGATCGTCCCAGGGGACACGATGGTTTGCGGGGGACACGTTTGCTCCAAGAACAGCCTCTGCGCGCTCAATATTCTTTATTGC ATGGTGAGCCTGCTGATGATCGGCGCGGTGGCCTGGGGTAAGTGGCTGGGGATGGTCTCCAGCATCAGAGTGGTGGCCGCGGTCATGGGCGTGGGGATCTTCCTGCTCTTGGTGGCCCTGGTGGGTCTTTGCGGCGCCCTGAAGCATCACCAGGTTCTGCTGTTCTTC TACATGATCATTCTGTTCCTAGTGTTTGTGCTCCAGTTTTCTGTGTCCTGTGCTTGTTTGGCCCTGAATAAAGAGCAGCAG AATCACCTGCTGGAGGTTGGGTGGAACAAATCGGAGGCCACTCAGAGGGACGTGGAGAAAACCCTCAACTGTTGCGGCTTCTCCAGCTTTGACTCCAACAgcacctgtgctgct TCCTGCTTTCGCAGCTCTCCGTCTCCATCTCCGTCTTGTCAGACGTGTTCCAGCATCATGCAGGAACACGCAGGCAAGGTTCTGCGGTTCGTGGGTGGCGTCGGACTCTTCTTCAGTTTCACGGAG ATCTTTGGAGTGTGGCTGGCCCACAAGTACAGGAACACCAAGGATCCTCGGTCCAATCCCGGAGCCTTTCTCTAG
- the LOC101061717 gene encoding C-type lectin domain family 7 member A isoform X2, with protein sequence MEEELNYVTPTFKRDGARAREEASSVIYDQVLVNIGRENTITPENPSEKREGGHLQPLLCVLAAALGIVCVILVSVIIMLSNRIGAVKSEQEGEIKNFTTQVLQLGRKTEEIARDRDQLNWTLGVILQYDVFLVNVHCPQRVCKPCEYGWIRFKSNCYLFEESTYYYNWRSWEGSRKKCNEMTADLVMIESLEEQEFINNYTKGYNDDAHGYWIGLSNNNINGTWMWINGSNFTVEWRCERFRPGRSFPVV encoded by the exons ATGGAGGAAGAACTGAATTATGTGACGCCAACTTTCAAGAGGGATGGTGCTCGTGCACGTG aGGAAGCCTCGTCTGTAATCTACGATCAGGTGTTGGTCAATATTGGTCGTGAAAACACCATCACACCAG AAAATCCTTCTGAAAAGAGGGAAGGAGGTCACCTCCAACCTCTGCTCTGTGtgctggcagcagctctgggaaTCGTCTGTGTTATTCTGGTATCTGTCATCATTATGCTGAGCAACCGCA TCGGTGCAGTGAAAtctgaacaggaaggagaaatcaAGAACTTTACAACACAGGTTCTGCAGCtggggaggaagacagaggagatcgccagagacagagaccagcTCAACTGGACCCTCGGAGTCATCCTCCAGTACGACGTCTTTTTAGTCAATGTGCACTGCCCACAGAGAG TGTGCAAACCTTGTGAATACGGCTGGATTCGATTTAAGTCAAACTGTTACCTGTTTGAAGAATCTACATATTACTACAACTGGAGGAGTTGGGAAGGGAGCCGCAAGAAATGCAACGAGATGACGGCAGATCTGGTGATGATTGaaagcctggaggagcag GAATTCATCAATAACTACACAAAGGGATATAATGATGACGCTCACGGCTACTGGATCGGGCTGAGCAACAATAACATAAACGGAACGTGGATGTGGATCAACGGTAGCAATTTCACTGTGGA GTGGCGATGTGAGCGCTTTCGGCCTGGCAGGTCATTTCCGGTGGTCTGA
- the LOC101061717 gene encoding CD209 antigen-like protein 2 isoform X1 encodes MEEELNYVTPTFKRDGARAREEASSVIYDQVLVNIGRENTITPENPSEKREGGHLQPLLCVLAAALGIVCVILVSVIIMLSNRIGAVKSEQEGEIKNFTTQVLQLGRKTEEIARDRDQLNWTLGVILQYDVFLVNVHCPQRVCKPCEYGWIRFKSNCYLFEESTYYYNWRSWEGSRKKCNEMTADLVMIESLEEQEFINNYTKGYNDDAHGYWIGLSNNNINGTWMWINGSNFTVEYWQTQQPGYKVSCALTLPKAKPLANWGKAACDMRNRWICKKKALIKFD; translated from the exons ATGGAGGAAGAACTGAATTATGTGACGCCAACTTTCAAGAGGGATGGTGCTCGTGCACGTG aGGAAGCCTCGTCTGTAATCTACGATCAGGTGTTGGTCAATATTGGTCGTGAAAACACCATCACACCAG AAAATCCTTCTGAAAAGAGGGAAGGAGGTCACCTCCAACCTCTGCTCTGTGtgctggcagcagctctgggaaTCGTCTGTGTTATTCTGGTATCTGTCATCATTATGCTGAGCAACCGCA TCGGTGCAGTGAAAtctgaacaggaaggagaaatcaAGAACTTTACAACACAGGTTCTGCAGCtggggaggaagacagaggagatcgccagagacagagaccagcTCAACTGGACCCTCGGAGTCATCCTCCAGTACGACGTCTTTTTAGTCAATGTGCACTGCCCACAGAGAG TGTGCAAACCTTGTGAATACGGCTGGATTCGATTTAAGTCAAACTGTTACCTGTTTGAAGAATCTACATATTACTACAACTGGAGGAGTTGGGAAGGGAGCCGCAAGAAATGCAACGAGATGACGGCAGATCTGGTGATGATTGaaagcctggaggagcag GAATTCATCAATAACTACACAAAGGGATATAATGATGACGCTCACGGCTACTGGATCGGGCTGAGCAACAATAACATAAACGGAACGTGGATGTGGATCAACGGTAGCAATTTCACTGTGGA GTACTGGCAGACACAACAACCTGGCTATAAAGTTTCCTGTGCACTAACTCTGCCAAAAGCAAAGCCCTTGGCCAACTGGGGGAAAGCAGCCTGTGACATGAGGAACCGCTGGATTTGTAAAAAAAAGGCCTTAATCAAATTCGACTAG
- the LOC101061945 gene encoding pituitary tumor-transforming gene 1 protein-interacting protein-like, with the protein MGCLKADGLSLQTAFIIAVLLVGLGQSQTLSPPPTPCSAFTSCDDCLQYTRCFWCFSTNNCTYYPVSWLIPPSSLCPLSQARWGMCWINFEALVITLGVVAGIIVLAVTICCCYCCCCCMRRRSRRLRRIPFNDDTKGLKRDGDHLYSRFENE; encoded by the exons ATGGGGTGTTTAAAAGCTGACGGCCTGAGTCTGCAGACAGCTTTTATCATCGCTGTGCTGCTTGTTGGTCTCGGACAAAGTCAGACTCTTTCGCCGCCACCAACGC CTTGTTCTGCCTTCACAAGCTGTGACGACTGTCTGCAGTACACCAGG TGTTTCTGGTGCTTCAGCACCAACAACTGCACATATTACCCAGTCAGCTGGTTAATACCTCCGTCCTCGCTGTGCCCGCTGTCCCAGGCCAGATGGGGGATGTGTTGGA TCAACTTTGAAGCGCTGGTCATCACTCTGGGGGTCGTGGCTGGCATCATCGTCCTGGCTGTCACCAtatgctgttgctactgctgctgctgttgcatgaGACGGCGCTCCAG GAGATTGCGCAGAATACCATTTAATGATGACACGAAAG GTTTGAAACGTGACGGTGATCACCTGTACAGCAGGTTTGAGAATGAGTGA